The Alosa sapidissima isolate fAloSap1 chromosome 12, fAloSap1.pri, whole genome shotgun sequence nucleotide sequence GTAATTCTGGTGTTTCATCAAAATAGTAATGTTGCATAAAAGTTGTTCTCATTTGTTGAAATTTCAACACAAATATTCTCACAAACTATATTTAATTTGTAAAGCTCAGACTGTTGAATCATAATGTCAATTTGTCCAACATCCTTGATACTGACTGATTTACAGTTGCTTCAATTAACAATATAAGCACTTCAATAGTCCTACCATTTTGTTGAAAAAAATATCTGAACATGTAAAAATGGATTTTAATAGGCTGTATTTACTTCAGCATAAATATCAAGGCTATGTAAAAAATCAACCAACACCCCAAGgcctgaaattattttttacagaGAATGTATAGGCTaatccagtggttctcaactggTGTGCCAAGGCACAAAATGAAGTGTGCTGTAGAATTTTGAGGAACCCCATGCATTTTTATACAGATTCGTGAAATAGGATAGTGGTATTTTAAAATGCATCAATGACACAGCTTCTCAATTGGAAAGCTCAGTCAGCATCGCATATGACTATCCTGTATTCTCAGCTCAAACACACTGTATAGAAAAAAATATGGGCATGATATTGAACACCCCTGGTATaacctgtctgtgtgtcataCTTTAAAATCAGTAATCATAACTCGGTGCGCCCTGGCGTTTTGGTTTGACCTTTGGTACCCAAAACGTTTGAGAACCTCTGGGCTAAGCAACCGGGATTTCACATATGCCACAATTAAGACAGGGGAGTAAATTGCGATTGGTACAGATCTACTCATAATAACCATCTCAGTAATATAGCATTAGGCTATGTTGGATTCTTATAACGGCGTGTCCTAATACATGGTAAATTCCCTTTTTGCCAAATGTGTCGACTCACTTTCAAGAGAAGCCAACGATGTATTTTCACCTaatattattttaaaacatataGGCTATATGCATTATAGTGTTAGATCTAATTTTCTCAAATGCTATTTCCAATATAGCACAccacacatttaaaaaatgcaAAGGAAAGCACGTATGTCGATTTCGTTGTTATTACGCATTGTAAATCATGACATTTTTTTATGAGGGGCCATCCACATGTACCATATACAGCACTAACGCTTCCACCGTTTTATGTTAAAAATGTCTCGGCCAGTTATCTTCTATACAGTTGTAGGACCATACGAAAACAAAATTGTGTAATTGTGTAAAAATTGTGTAATCACATATCACAGATGTATAATGGGTTTCATTCCTCTTCGTTGTGTTCTACAGGTAATGAAACTCGGGAATCCAGCCATTGCGGATGCGTTATTGAGAGCGAACGCGGACCCAAATGTGCGTGACCCTGTGTTGGGACTGACCATTGCCCACGACGCCTCCAGGGACGGGTTTTTAGACACGCTGAGGGTCCTGGTTCATCATGGAGCCGATGTCAATTTAATCGACAATGGCGGAAACCTACCCTTGCACCTTGCTGCAAAATCGGGTCACCTGGACGTTGTGCAGTTCCTTACGCCGTACACCTCCGACCCCTCTCAACTAAACGGGTCAGGCCAGACACCGTGCGACTTGGCCAGAAGGCACAATAGAAGCTCCACCGCACAGTGGCTAGAAACATTTGTGTTTTCACAGCAAAACTAATGTGGACTGCTCAATTTAGTGAAACAGGGGTAGCTGTCAACAGGATTATATAGGAAAAGCTAACTACCTCTTTTTAAATGCAGACAGACTCAGTTAATTTGGTAACGTAAACACAGCGGTGTATTCTTCCATAATATTATCTGTTGGTTTCGTTGTAGGTCTACACTGCATTTCGAGACAATTGAGGAATTCACTCTACATAAATAGGCCTTATCAAATGGCCACCAGCCTGGTTGAATTGTTTTATGGCAGAAGACTGCACGTTGACAATATGGTTGTACAATCATCAGCACCATATACAAAAGCCAATAGGCTGGAAAACGAACAAACAGAATTCCATTAAATGTGAACTATTCGATATTGATTGTGTACCAAAGACTGTATTACTGAAATACTGTATTTCAGAACAGAAAATGCAGTAATGTAGCCAAGTGCTGAGTGTGTTCTATTGCACTAACTATGTCTGCTTTGTGAATAAAGTAGCTAAAATAATAAATGGTTTGTAGATATTATTTTGTGGTTATTTTGTAAATACACATCTAACATGATGAAAAAAACCCAATATTGCTAAGGGACGCGTTTTGGGTTTAGTCAAAGGAATGGCCAGTCTGTTTTATTTGCAGATGAAACGATCTATTCAGAAAATGGCTATCTGCCTGAATATGCAAAGAATATGATTTTACAGGATATTCTAGGCCTTTAGATATAATCATCTTTTATAATTGTAGCATGAAGCATTTTAGCTACATTTAATGGCATGGCTACAGTCAGCTTGATTCGTAGGAAACAGCAGTGGGTAACGTGAGGCAAGTGGCATATTTTATCGAGTCTCTGGATAGAAACAAATTAATGGATTCTTCGTTTCAACACGTGTAAAATAGAGCTAACGACAAGAAACAGGAGGCAAACAGACGCTTGAGCGGCAGCGCAAATAATAAGACCGTTACGCCGGTGGGAGGAATGATATCCTAGTTTTGCTGCCAATCTTTCAAATTCTGGCGCTTCAGCTCTACAACGCGCAAAAAATCGGACGTTTCGTCAACAAAACCAGGAGAATGGTGAACAACAAGACAATATTTTAACATGGAAACTATTCTTTTACATCTCGCACGAGAATAACGTAGCCTTGAAGAAATATCACAAGTGGCATGAATGGACATGTTCTTCCTGGTTCGGTATTGAGCTGCTGAATTATAGTGAGACGTCTTTATCGTGAGTTTTGAATTATTTGTATGCTTTATGAAAGGCTGTAAGTaaaaataatatgttgaaaCGATGTCATTGTCAGTTTCCTCCTATTGCCATTCACGTTGGAGGCACAAGGAACTCTGATGTGAATATATACACCATGCTGACATTTTTTTACACCCTGTGGACTAATCGTCGTTACAGTGACCTCCTAAAACACCGAGAATGTTAAAACAGTGTCGCAGTGGTCTCAATTGTATGGCTTATTTGTTATATTCTTGGAAATTTAACTACGCCTTAAATGGCAACAGTTACACGTTCTCTGACACAAAGTGCATATTCTCGGAGACGCGTGATCAAAGGAAATTCATATGTCGATCAGCTGGAAAGCTCGCCTCAGAAAGTTCGAAAATACTCATAATGAAATCTCATTAGCGAAGATTTGCGAACGTTTTGACTGTATACTTACATTATACGAGGATACTGGCAGTAACCTAGGCCTGTTCATTGTTTCAAGTTCACTGAAACGACGAATAAGATTATCATAACAGTCGAAGTGGTTTCATGAAAATAATTGTGCAACAGTGGCCtattacattttcaaatgtaatgTTAGACGAGAAACAGTAATAGCCTACGTGACTTCTAAAAAAATGTTGTGCCAAAATATCACACAAGTCAGGCTTAAgaaatattagcctacacgtTTTTTATATTGTTATTGCTGTTCAGACTTTGATACAATGTAAACCGGCCTAATTTCGTAGAGGCCTATATTATAAAATTTGTCAGTTTCCAAAGATAGTGACCTGATTTCTGAAACGTGGAACTTCAAAATAACTTTTGTGGCTACACTAAAATTCATAGGTCAAATAAATATAAGGTCAAGGTCATCCTTTGAATTCATCTATAGGCCAAGAAACATCTAAGGCATTTCTGAAAAATGCCATAATTAGGATTTCTTAAGCAAACAACTTTAGTAGGTTGGCTACAAGTCAATATAATGATGTACCCACATTTCCTGTATGGTTGAATATTTTAGTGTTTAGTTGAGCAATTAAGTACCCATATTTAGTCATCCTTGAACTTTGCCCAGTAACACTGCCCAAGAGGGATGGTGGGACCCAGGGTGTCCCTGTACAGGACCAGAGGCAAAAGAGCTTGTCAGGGTGCATGGCGCCACTGTACATTTCACAACCAATGGTGGCAGATTCTGATGAAGGTTTGATCCCTTTGGCCTAGTGCAGATCTTCAGCAGCTTCGTGCCTGCTCAAATGCCTCTTGATTGGCCAATTGCATTGTGTTCTTGTAGTACCTTGTGACCCCTTTACACATAGCACTGatcaacaccacacactcaatTTCATCTAGTCACTGGTTAGACATTTTGACCATTAAAGTCAATCGCACAGACAGCCAGAGCACACAAGAATATAACAACATATATCTCAATTTAGTCCATTTAGACATTGCCATTTAATAAGGCACCAATAGAGCTATCTTGGTAAGTCGAGTGCCATCCTTGTAATACCACTCCTCTATCTCATAAAGATAAGTGTTATAGGCATGCATGCTCAATACTACAGCATCCATGTGTAGTGGTATGATACATATTCAGTATTGTGTTGCAGATATTAATACTACTAACAATGGTAACTTCAATTGTATACCACGTTACCACGTCAGCAAAATGTTCGGAAAACATGGAAAACAAATATTTGTTTTCAGTATTTCATTTCATGACAGTGAACAGGATGAGGAGGCCCACTGTTTGTCCTGGCTATGTCTTGTGAATAATGATATAAAAGAAAGCTATGGTTTGTCATTGCACAGGTCTGGTGAATAATGATGTTCTGAAGCCACGAAGAGGCTTCATACTTCCTTTTTCcactagagagagagtagagatgtGCATGGGGGGTTGGGGACAGTGCAGCCTATGCTAAGAGTGCCGTTTCCGCCCACAGACGTTGAGATTTGCTTCAGAACCAttgcaaaactgtttcaaattaTAAGAGAAGGTTCTGAGGTATTTGTAATCCATTGTAATGCAGTTGGGTTGTGAATTTCTCTCACAAACACTGTGACtggtttcattttgttttattttcatgtaTGTAGGAGCAATTTTAATAATGTACATATAAGTCTTATAAAATGCACTTTGAAGTAATCCATATTGAGCCAAACCTTAAAAGGTCTTTGACTAAGATTTTTACAGAGGGCATCTGCAGTTGTCAGTGCATGCCTGCGCCCTCTGGTGGTGAAATATAAACCATGCCATGTAGTCTGGGTGCTGAAGGTGAAATTCTTGTGACCTACAGTTTCTAATTCTCAAATCATGCCAACAACCTTTTGTACAACACAGTGGCATATTCCTCATGGCACAATGAAATTATCTAGACTAATTTTTATCTAAAAATGATCAATATGCatggatgaatgtgtgtgtgtgtgagtcatcaTATGGACAAAATAAATCAAGACAGAAGTTCCATAGCATAGATTCTATTTATTATTTGTCTGTAGTACACTGTATGCCTTTATATACTTACAGAGATAaaccagaaaaaaaacacaacaaacattgcatttacagtaatttgtgtgtgtgtgtgtgtgtgtgtgtgtcaggggggggggggggtcatcccCGTTTACATGCACCAGGTTTGTCCTcagggcatctgtgtgtgtctgtgctgcagtctTCCGTCACTGTACACCAAATCACTGGTTACTTAACCACAAGCCCAGCCGACAAAACCCTGTGCCAGCCACAGGAACCAATCAAAATGCATATCTGTGTCATGTGACTGAAGGCATCGGAGACCCAGACCGAATGAGAAACAAAGTGACACGATAAACAAAAGGTTCTGTGCAAAGCAGACGTGACACTCCCAGAAGACTTTACAGGAAGTGGACCACCACCATCCAAACTCACAAAAGGATGTTCCAAATGGACCCTCACCCTAGCATTCGGCAATGTTAGCCTAGCAGTTTTAAAAGAGAGCCCACTTAGACTTCCTTGGATGGTGTGATGCCAAATAAGCATTTCCAcctacacccacacatataacatgcatgcatacacacacacaaacaaacaaatatgcaTCACACCAAGTGTATTTTTCCGAAATGGTCGTAAATATCATAATAAATCACTCATAAATCAGATTCACTCCACATTTACATGATAtggaaaacatgaaacatgacatttaGGGGGAAAAAACTGAATCCCAAATGATAGCtggtgctggggggggggggggggggggtacttccTTATTCAAATGCATGGCAAAGTGTTCAATTTCTCCGTTATAGAATATGGGCATGGGTGACTCATTTCTTGTGCTTTCACCATCAGTTGAAAGGATCAAAAGGAGGAAGTGTGGAAATATATCCGAATCCACCTGAGAAGCCCAAATAGATGCAATCCTCCAAGGACCAATTACAAGTCTCGCTCTGGGAAGAGGTTTGCTTTGCACTGCTTACTGCTCAGACTCAAACATAAGTGGCTCTGTGACACTAACACGCTCCTCCACACGTATAGGAAGGCAGAGTTTTACTGTTGACTTGCACCAAGGGACTCTTCTGGATGGACAAAAATGTATTCCAGCAACGACAGCAAAAGACAGTTAACCCCATGTGTCCAGAGACTGTCCTTTCAATTTTACAGTGATTTGTATTGCAAtgtatattttctgtttgtttgtttgcgtaAACTCGATTATTTGGGATGCTTTCTGTGATTCagaacatgacaaaaacatgtcacacaagcacacttaaGTTGcagttaaaaaaagaaagaaagaaaaaaaaaaaactaaacaaaccACAAGAAAGCTGGAGTCAAAAGGGAGTAACGAAAACAGCTGTTCACGCACAGTCTCATATTTCAAATCATTAATTGACTCACTGTGAGTTCTATTGCATAACTGTGACTCAAAACAGAAACCAAGACTGAACTATGATTACTGCCAGACAAGTACTGATTTAGGAACTCCAGTGTTTGTTAGATTACCATACGTCGCATGGTCTCAGTAAGACATGCCGTGATAAGTGCACTAAAGTAGCTTAGCATAGTCAGACTCGAAGCGATTCAGTCTGACAGAGGGACAGGAGCATTAAATTAAGGGGAAGAAAGTactacaaaataaacaaaaacaaataaactatCATTTGTGACTAACAAATATTTTAAAGCCAAATGATTACGCCAAAGCCCGACTCCTGTCAATGACACGGAAGGAAGACGTATAGAATGTCTTCATTTCTATGATTCATCTTGATATTTTGAGTGTGAAGAGACACGCCCATTGCCAGTAActgttggcacacacacacacacacacacacacacgacaggaGTTCTCTTGGTACCTAGGAATAGGCCAGATAACCAAGCAGATGCTTGGCTTCACGAAAGAAAAGTAAATAAGGGTTCTAAACTCATTGAAATGAGCCTCAAAGTCTGTGGAACAGATACAAGTCAAGGTAAATAATAGGAAACTTCTAGAAACCGGACTGTCCGTAAGTGGTAAGTGGATGGGGTGGTTACGTGACCGGCGTCAGCAGTGTGGTCACTTGTGCATACTTGTTTCCTCCTTGGTTTTTcctgacagacaaacacactcacacctcccAAACAACACATTCCCTCTTCGCTGGGTCAAAAGCTTCCTTGGACAGAGCCAAGGCCCAGGCATGCAGAGTCATTTGTCTTTAAGGGTGGGGTGGGCAGGGGTCGGGGTCTTCGGGTGGAGCAGCGGTTTCACTACACAGTTACAGGAGCTGCTCTGCCCTCTCCatcccacaccaccaccaccaccaccaccaccacttgcTCGCTCAGCTGCATGGCTGATGATGAATCATGGGAACGTCATGGGAGTCTGAAGTGGCAGCAGGCAATTGGCTGCCACTccgtgactatgtgtgtgtgtgtgtgtgtgtgtgtgtgtgtgtgtgtgagcatatactaatatttgtgtgtgtgtgtgtgtgtgtgtgtgtgtgtgtgtgtgtggtgtttgtatctgtgtctgtgtgtgtgcgtgtgtgtgtgtgtgtgactggtgtATTTTGGGCCCTGGGCCTGATGGGGTTGTGGTCAGTTGGTCTCGTAGGTGGAGAGCAGTGCGGCGTCCACGGGCTCCATGCACGAGGGGCAGATGAAGGACCGCATGAGCCAGTCATCGATGCAGTCCAGGTGGTAGGTGTGCATGCAGGGCAGGAACCGGATGGGCTCTCCGTACACGAAGTCCATCATGCAGATCACACACCTAAGagagcgcacacacgcacacgcacacgcacacacacacacacaggtcagtcaACAGTGTTTCCCATGAAATGTCACATCACAAGGTTTTGACAGCTCATATCCACAATAGACATCACAAGTGGTGGAAGTAAAACTGCTGATGtgacaaaaagcaatgcttttgtttgtgtgtggtgtgtgtgtgcacgtgtgcttATCTGTTGCTGTATCACAAAACATTTAGAATCAGATGGAAGCTTGGATTTCAATAATCCTGAAAAAATGGCGTTATCCTCATCTACTTAACAATAATACACAAAGACAATCTGCTTACACTAATTACACACAGTCACTTTCACTTTTTCATATTCCTACTTCATACATTGCATTGTTTGGACATCCAAAGTCCATGGGGGAATAAGAACATGAACCCTTGGATTTAATGGGCTGCAGAACCTTCTTAAGCAGAACGGACCACAATCAAACATTCCCTATGATTACGAGTCAGATTTGTACAATGCTCGGGGAATTTCAGACTAAACCATCTTAGAAATGTTCAACTTCATGTGCACTGACAACCAGAACTGCCTTGCACAGTGTATGCTAGGATTGAATGAGGCACTCTCAACCAGTAAgtcattattttgtttttatcagtTTGGTGCCTCAGTCAACGTCTGTTGATATAGTGCTGAATCCTTTGTTGCCAGTGTGATGGCCTAGGATGATGTGTGCCCCTACCAATACATCACTGTTTTCAACACAAACATGCTAGATCTCTGTAGAATATCAGAGTGCAGTTATGGAAACTACTTTCATCTTCCTGGACATAAGTAGTTTCACGATCAGGGTAAGTGCTTGACATTATTATTAACCTAGACAATTGGGGAAAGTGCAAAAATACCATTTGTTGGCAAAACAGTTACAAGTCATTTCCATCCTAAAATGTATGTTTTATCCTAAAACTGTACACCATTTACACATATTAAATTAACTAAATATAAACTGGACCGTACTAGGACATTCTGTATTATGTTACACATGTAAAATAACTGACCTGGTTGAACTTAATTTAGCTGACGATATACTTCAGATATGCACCAAACTTAGTAACAGCCTACCAGCTAAATTTCCAGATACAAATTATACAATCATAATACCGGTAACTGATATTCTAAAGCTTAGCCACTAAAGTTTCCCATCAAGTTATTGTCTACTTCAACACATATTCTATATGCTACATAAAGGACCGCATATATGGCCCCAGccatggcgcaactggctggggcacctgcaccatacgcCGGCGACCTGGTTCGATTCCCGcgccgtggtcctttccggatcccaccccgactcccTCTcgcacttacttcctgtcactctccactaatcctgtcgcattaaaggcataaaagcccccaaaaatatacttttaaaaaaaaagtacagcATATAAGCATATATGATGATGCAACTTAACGCGTCGTTAACTTAAGGAACAATAATCAACACTACAAAAACTAGTATTTGTACACTATATTTAGGCAAACCAGTCGCCACTGTTAAGAGTCTTTGGGAAAAATGTTTTATCCTTCAGTGAATGTACactaaacaaaaaacataactGATATTTCATAAAATTCATAATTGATATATTATAAATGATATGTATAAGAAGgtttaaattatatttataagAAGGTTTAATTTttcggtttatttttttgtgtaacAAGTGCTTACCATGATTGTGAAAAAAATATGAGGGTATTTTGTGGATATAGGCTTTTGACAATATGTGTGCAATGCCTTTACATAATGTGGAAATAtgtcttgtgtctgtgtgaacgaGTACAAACAGTAGCATattaaagtgagtgtgtgtgggggatatTCTGCCCTGAAGCAAGTGTTCAGACACACACTAGTCCCATGGTCTTaagcagtgtttcttaactggtgggtcaggacccaaaagtgggtcgcgtaaccgttctgggtgggtcacagagcttgtggttaaaaacaagcaaaaacaaaataactTATTTAAAATGCTACCTCAGATCTAATGTTAGACCTTTATTTTAATAGACATTTTTATGTCAGTCATTGT carries:
- the cdkn2c gene encoding cyclin-dependent kinase 4 inhibitor C, with the protein product MAGRTQADRLTTASARGDLSEVDMILQNGADANEKNILNRTAIQVMKLGNPAIADALLRANADPNVRDPVLGLTIAHDASRDGFLDTLRVLVHHGADVNLIDNGGNLPLHLAAKSGHLDVVQFLTPYTSDPSQLNGSGQTPCDLARRHNRSSTAQWLETFVFSQQN